The following coding sequences lie in one Trichoderma breve strain T069 chromosome 1, whole genome shotgun sequence genomic window:
- a CDS encoding voltage gated chloride channel domain-containing protein yields the protein MNSTSISTAALSPGLSRRPSISSRVSFAVSNAEQGEASREGQIEDEIAEIKRYEDFTTIDWVQDAAREQARRKARRKRTAGVYRLGQPGWRYRIWESYDAAQGWIVVTIIGAAIGLNAAFLNIVTEWLADIKTGYCTTGFYLNEKFCCWGEDNGCEQWHRWTGFGPLNYFIYFIFATLFACVSATLVKSYAPYAAGSGISEIKCIIAGFVMKGFLGFWTLLIKSICLPLAIASGLSVGKEGPSVHYAVCTGNVISRLFNKYRSNAGKTREILSACAAAGVAVAFGSPIGGVLFSLEEMSSYFPLKTMWRSYFCALVATAVLSAMNPFRTGQLVMFQVKYDRDWHFFEIVFYIIIGIFGGLYGAFVMKWNLRAQAFRKKYLTKYAVLEATLLAAGTAIIAYPNAFLRIDMTESMEILFLECEGAENYHGLCDKDQRTWNLISLILATVLRVFLVIISYGCKVPAGIFVPSMAIGASFGRTVGIIVQAIYEANPSSVFFSACKPDEPCITPGTYAFLGAAAALSGIMHLTLTVVVIMFELTGALTYILPTMIVVGVTKLVSEMFGKGGIADRMIWFNGFPFIDSKEDHNYGVPVSQVMRSSVVSLPANGLTLAEIEQLLAEAKYQGFPIVLDSNSKTLLGYIGRTELRYAVDRTKRERPVSPDAKCIFSPHPIQTPAITPITPAFRGDVTASSPLDFSRYVDATPVTAHPRLPLETVMELFQKIGPRVILIEYHGKLSGLVTVKDCLKYQFKVEAAENPKDDQHVIEGQEHLWSALRRVGFWVSNSVSSVSRGHIRLSGQFDDERTRASGRREAILDGDEDGVDEGVELERR from the exons ATGAATTCAACATCAATTTCTACGGCTGCGCTCAGCCCCGGCCTCTCACGGCGGCCATCCATTAGCTCTCGAGTGTCTTTTGCTGTGTCCAACGCAGAGCAGGGAGAGGCGTCGAGGGAGGGCCAGATCGAAGACGAGATTGCCGAGATCAAGAGATATGAG GACTTTACAACGATAG ATTGGGTGCAAGATGCGGCACGAGAACAGGCGCGGCGCAAGGCTCGTAGGAAGCGCACGGCGGGCGTGTACAGACTCGGCCAGCCTGGCTGGAGATATCGGATATGGGAATCTTACGACGCCGCGCAGGGCTGGAtcgtcgtcaccatcatcgGCGCGGCTATTGGGTTGAATGCGGCGTTTTTGAACATTGTGACGGAGTGGCTGGCTGATATCAAGACGGGCTATTGCACGACGGGGTTTTATCTCAACGAGAAgttttgctgctggggagAGGACAATG GTTGCGAGCAGTGGCATCGCTGGACTGGCTTTGGTCCCCTCAACTACTTTATCTATTTCATATTTGCG ACCTTGTTCGCCTGTGTATCAGCCACACTGGTCAAGTCATATGCTCCGTATGCAGCGGGATCTGGCATATCGGAGATCAAGTGCATTATTGCTGGCTTCGTCATGAAGGGCTTTCTTGGCTTTTGGACTCTGCTGATAAAGTCTATCTGCTTGCCCCTGGCCATCGCCTCTGGCTTGTCTGTTGGAAAGGAGGGACCCAGCGTCCACTACGCCGTCTGCACTGGCAACGTCATCTCGAGGCTGTTCAACAAGTACAGGAGCAATGCGGGGAAGACTCGTGAAATTCTCAGTGCCTGCGCCGCGGCGGGTGTCGCTGTCGCCTTTGGCAGCCCTATCGGAGGCGTGCTCTTCTCGCTCGAAGAAATGTCGAGCTACTTTCCGCTCAAAACCATGTGGCGCAGCTATTTCTGTGCTCTGGTCGCCACGGCGGTCCTATCTGCGATGAACCCCTTCCGAACGGGGCAGCTGGTCATGTTCCAGGTGAAATACGACCGGGATTGGCACTTCTTTGAAATCGTCTTCTacatcatcattggcatTTTCGGCGGATTGTATGGCGCCTTTGTCATGAAGTGGAATCTCCGAGCGCAGGCTTTCCGGAAAAAGTACCTGACAAAGTACGCCGTATTAGAAGCGACGCTCCTCGCGGCGGGAACCGCTATTATCGCTTATCCCAACGCTTTTCTTAGAATCGACATGACTGAGAGCATGGagattctcttcctcgagtGTGAAGGAGCAGAAAACTACCATGGGCTTTGCGATAAAGACCAGAGGACGTGGAACCTCATCTCATTAATTCTCGCGACGGTGTTGAGAGTGTTCTTGGTCATCATCTCATACGGATGCAAGGTGCCCGCCGGTATTTTTGTCCCATCCATGGCTATTGGCGCCTCGTTTGGGCGAACtgtcggcatcatcgtccaagCCATATATGAAGCAAACCCGAGcagcgtcttcttttccgccTGTAAGCCAGATGAGCCATGCATCACGCCCGGCACGTACGCCTTCCTCGGTGCGGCGGCAGCCCTGAGCGGTATCATGCACCTCACCCTGACTGTGGTCGTCATCATGTTTGAGCTCACCGGGGCGCTCACATACATTCTGCCAACCATGATTGTCGTCGGCGTGACCAAGCTTGTCAGCGAAATGTTTGGCAAGGGCGGCATCGCTGACCGTATGATTTGGTTCAATGGCTTTCCGTTTATCGATAGTAAAGAGGATCACAACTACGGTGTCCCAGTCTCTCAGGTCATGCGAAGCTCCGTCGTGTCTCTGCCTGCCAACGGGTTGACGCTTGCCGAAATTGAACAGCTGCTGGCCGAGGCCAAGTATCAGGGGTTCCCTATCGTGTTAGACAGCAACTCCAAGACGCTGTTGGGATACATTGGCAGGACTGAATTGCGGTATGCCGTTGATCGAACAAAGCGCGAGCGTCCCGTTTCTCCAGATGCAAAGTGCATCTTTTCACCGCATCCGATTCAGACTCCAGCCATCACTCCGATTACACCCGCATTTCGTGGCGACGTCACGGCCTCATCACCTCTTGATTTCAGCCGTTACGTCGACGCTACGCCTGTGACGGCGCATCCTCGCCTGCCCCTGGAGACGGTTATGGAGCTGTTTCAAAAGATTGGACCTCGCGTCATTCTCATTGAGTATCACGGGAAGCTCTCCGGTCTGGTAACTGTAAAGGATTGCCTCAAATACCAGTTTAAGGTGGAGGCAGCTGAGAACCCGAAAGATGACCAGCACGTCATTGAGGGACAGGAGCATCTGTGGAGCGCGCTTCGCAGAGTGGGCTTTTGGGTTTCGAATTCGGTGTCGTCGGTTTCGCGGGGGCATATTAGACTTAGTGGGCAATTTGACGATGAGCGGACGCGTGCgagtgggaggagagaggctaTCTTGGATGGGGACGAggacggcgttgatgaggGCGTTGAGCTGGAAAGGAGATAG